In the Ilumatobacteraceae bacterium genome, one interval contains:
- a CDS encoding fasciclin domain-containing protein, protein MKFRSLATAAASLALVGSIAVAAPAEATEVDGPTLTDLLEAQGGGTDRNWYDFDILAAGVEVAGLSDALDDPAADLTVFLPNDRAFQALVADLFGWRYWFAGEAKILDKVASLGAETLATVILYHAVPGRIDAETALSVPRGTALTTLQGGDIRVYPKRRLGTAVLADQDRNDINPFLVRSKLDIEASNGIAHGISFVLRPIDL, encoded by the coding sequence ATGAAGTTCCGTTCCCTTGCCACCGCCGCCGCTTCGCTCGCGCTGGTCGGCAGCATCGCCGTCGCTGCACCCGCCGAGGCCACCGAGGTCGACGGGCCGACACTCACCGATCTGCTCGAAGCACAGGGCGGTGGCACCGACCGCAACTGGTACGACTTCGACATCCTCGCCGCCGGGGTCGAAGTCGCCGGGCTGTCCGATGCGCTCGACGATCCGGCCGCCGACCTGACGGTCTTCCTGCCGAACGATCGTGCGTTCCAAGCCCTCGTCGCCGATCTGTTCGGCTGGCGCTACTGGTTCGCCGGCGAGGCGAAGATCCTCGACAAGGTTGCATCGCTCGGGGCGGAGACCCTCGCGACGGTGATCCTCTACCACGCAGTTCCGGGACGCATCGATGCCGAGACCGCACTGAGCGTGCCCCGCGGCACGGCGCTCACGACGCTCCAGGGCGGCGACATCCGCGTGTACCCGAAGCGCCGCCTCGGCACCGCGGTCCTCGCCGACCAGGACAGGAACGACATCAACCCGTTCCTCGTCCGGAGCAAGCTCGACATCGAGGCGAGCAACGGCATCGCACACGGCATCAGCTTCGTGCTCCGTCCGATCGATCTCTGA
- a CDS encoding acyl-CoA dehydrogenase family protein gives MQPTYPPEADAFRTKISGFLDTNLPDGWSGIGALPDDERVDFQQNWRATLRANNLLAPNWPAEYGGGGLTHIEQVILNEEFAKRGVPTAGANDGFSIGMVGNTILVWGTEEQKAHYIPRILDGDDVWCQGYSEPDAGSDLANVGCRAELDGDEWIINGQKIWTSQGHTANMIFCLARTAPDQPKHAGISFLLVPMEQPGVELRPITNMVGHDHFNEVFFSDARCPKENVLGELNNGWAVGNTLLGFERGVGATVTSLAFGAEFDQFVELVRAHGKADDPNVRQDVARFYTNVQIMKYRGMQMLTRYLQGNQPGPESSVGKLFWSEHHLKITEAAMHVLGADGMVGFGTETRGGLAAPPIGTENTPGNWMASFMIARPGTIYAGTSQVQRNIIGERVLGLPKEPRADAGPWKDVK, from the coding sequence ATGCAGCCGACATACCCGCCAGAGGCCGACGCGTTCCGCACGAAGATCAGTGGGTTCCTCGACACCAACCTGCCCGACGGTTGGTCCGGCATCGGCGCGTTGCCCGACGACGAACGGGTCGACTTCCAGCAGAATTGGCGGGCGACGCTGCGGGCGAACAACCTGCTCGCCCCGAACTGGCCGGCCGAGTACGGCGGAGGCGGCCTCACCCACATCGAACAGGTCATCCTCAACGAGGAGTTCGCGAAGCGTGGCGTCCCGACGGCCGGAGCCAACGACGGGTTCTCGATCGGCATGGTCGGCAACACGATCCTCGTGTGGGGCACCGAGGAACAGAAGGCCCACTACATCCCGCGCATCCTCGACGGCGACGACGTGTGGTGCCAGGGCTACAGCGAGCCCGACGCCGGTTCCGACCTCGCGAACGTCGGGTGCCGGGCCGAGCTCGACGGCGACGAGTGGATCATCAACGGCCAGAAGATCTGGACCTCGCAGGGCCACACGGCGAACATGATCTTCTGTCTCGCCCGCACCGCACCCGACCAACCGAAGCACGCGGGCATCTCGTTCCTGCTCGTGCCGATGGAGCAGCCCGGCGTCGAGTTGCGACCGATCACCAACATGGTCGGGCACGATCACTTCAACGAGGTGTTCTTCAGCGATGCGCGCTGCCCCAAGGAGAACGTGCTCGGCGAGCTCAACAACGGGTGGGCCGTCGGCAACACCCTGCTCGGCTTCGAGCGCGGCGTCGGCGCGACGGTCACGTCGCTCGCGTTCGGTGCCGAGTTCGACCAGTTCGTCGAACTGGTGCGAGCCCACGGCAAGGCCGACGACCCGAACGTCCGCCAGGACGTCGCTCGCTTCTACACGAACGTGCAGATCATGAAGTACCGGGGCATGCAGATGCTCACGCGGTACCTCCAGGGCAACCAGCCCGGGCCCGAGTCATCGGTGGGCAAGCTGTTCTGGTCGGAGCACCACCTGAAGATCACCGAGGCGGCGATGCACGTGCTCGGCGCCGATGGCATGGTCGGCTTCGGCACGGAGACCCGAGGTGGACTCGCGGCGCCGCCGATTGGCACCGAGAACACGCCGGGCAACTGGATGGCGTCGTTCATGATCGCTCGCCCGGGCACGATCTACGCCGGCACGAGCCAGGTGCAGCGCAACATCATCGGCGAGCGAGTGCTCGGACTGCCGAAGGAACCGCGCGCCGACGCCGGCCCGTGGAAGGACGTCAAGTGA
- a CDS encoding VOC family protein — protein MATLGIRHAVLWVTDPVASADFYTEALGLEVKNAGDGRAFLSSPDSATDHDLGLFRSAGTTPGQRTTGLYHIAWEVGTLAELAEAKERLARMGALVGENNHGMSRSLYCQDPDGIEFEVMWELPLDLYDEDAPSNVPLDLEADIARWGADRPGRGAG, from the coding sequence ATGGCAACACTGGGAATCCGACACGCCGTGCTCTGGGTCACCGACCCGGTGGCATCGGCCGACTTCTACACCGAGGCACTCGGCCTCGAGGTCAAGAACGCCGGCGACGGCCGGGCGTTCCTCAGTTCGCCCGATTCGGCGACCGATCACGACCTCGGTCTGTTCCGCTCCGCCGGCACGACCCCGGGGCAACGCACGACCGGCTTGTACCACATCGCCTGGGAGGTCGGCACGCTCGCCGAACTCGCCGAGGCCAAGGAGCGTCTGGCCCGGATGGGTGCGCTCGTCGGCGAGAACAACCACGGCATGAGCCGCAGCCTGTACTGCCAGGACCCCGACGGCATCGAGTTCGAGGTCATGTGGGAGCTGCCCCTCGACCTGTACGACGAGGATGCTCCGTCGAACGTCCCACTCGACCTCGAGGCCGACATCGCCCGCTGGGGCGCCGATCGTCCCGGCCGCGGCGCCGGCTGA
- a CDS encoding crotonase/enoyl-CoA hydratase family protein — protein sequence MGYECFDVEVNDKIGHIRMTRPDKANSMVASFWRDLPQIVDGLSASGSVRAIVLSGDGKHFCSGMDLSVFGSDDTIGQGAADGTAAGHRSRRNERFRSTALKLQDSFTCLERARVPVLCAIQGACIGGGIDMISAADMRYATESAYFSIQEINIGMTADVGTLQRMPKLVAEGIVRELAYTGRRWSAAEAYAAGFVNAVFPDHETMMASVMATAAEIAAKSPIAIWGTKQAMHYTRDHSVADGLEFIANWNAAMFDTDDMAEAFAAQMEQRRPEFPDLWPLSDGL from the coding sequence ATGGGATATGAGTGTTTCGACGTCGAGGTGAACGACAAGATCGGTCACATCCGCATGACCCGGCCCGACAAGGCGAACTCGATGGTCGCGTCGTTCTGGCGTGACCTCCCCCAGATCGTCGACGGACTCTCGGCGTCCGGCTCGGTTCGGGCGATCGTCCTGTCCGGCGATGGCAAACACTTCTGTTCGGGGATGGACCTGTCGGTGTTCGGCAGCGACGACACGATCGGGCAGGGTGCCGCCGACGGAACGGCCGCCGGTCACCGAAGCCGTCGCAACGAACGGTTCCGCAGCACCGCGCTGAAGCTGCAGGACTCGTTCACGTGCCTGGAGCGAGCGAGGGTGCCCGTGCTGTGCGCGATCCAGGGCGCCTGCATCGGCGGTGGCATCGACATGATCTCCGCCGCCGACATGCGCTACGCGACCGAGTCCGCGTACTTCTCGATCCAGGAGATCAACATCGGGATGACGGCCGACGTCGGCACGCTGCAGCGCATGCCGAAGCTCGTCGCCGAGGGCATCGTGCGCGAACTGGCCTACACCGGCCGCAGATGGTCGGCCGCAGAGGCCTACGCCGCCGGGTTCGTGAACGCCGTGTTCCCCGACCATGAGACGATGATGGCCTCGGTGATGGCCACCGCGGCCGAGATCGCCGCGAAGAGCCCGATCGCGATCTGGGGCACGAAGCAGGCGATGCACTACACGCGCGACCACAGCGTCGCCGACGGTCTCGAGTTCATCGCCAACTGGAACGCAGCGATGTTCGACACCGATGACATGGCCGAGGCGTTCGCTGCCCAGATGGAGCAGCGGCGACCCGAGTTCCCCGACCTCTGGCCACTGAGCGACGGTCTCTGA
- a CDS encoding amidase: protein MGTMADDTRWMDATAQAELVASGAATPLELLESAIDRIEAHDGPLNSVVITWYDHAREVAERGPTPDAPFGGVPFLLKDLWASYRGQVLTNGNVALVEAQPVSPTDTTLVSRFRSAGLVTMGRTNSPELGSVPVTEPAAYGPTRNPWDTSRTPGGSSGGAAAAVAAGLVPIAHASDGGGSIRIPASCCGLIGLKPSQGRITLGPQRTESGLSVELCVSRSVRDTARLLDAVHGPGVGDTVIAPPPRRPYADEVGADPGRLRIGLLDVHPRGGPLHDDCVEAVRSAATLLESLGHDVEIGFPSTLADGSFTARFMSIWATMMAAGIEGYGDTIGRTLTEADIEPVNWAQAEFAKHLSAVDYAKSLAAVAEFRRATQQWWADGWDLLLTPTLAEPPVPIGALDPLPDDPMAGMRRAAEFVPFTPAFNTSGQPAINVPLHWNADGLPIGVQLVAAYGREDVLIQVAGQLETAAPWAARTPA, encoded by the coding sequence ATGGGGACGATGGCCGACGACACACGATGGATGGACGCGACGGCGCAGGCCGAACTCGTCGCGAGCGGAGCGGCGACGCCACTCGAACTGCTCGAGTCGGCGATCGATCGGATCGAGGCCCACGACGGCCCGCTCAACTCGGTCGTGATCACGTGGTACGACCACGCACGCGAGGTCGCCGAACGCGGCCCGACGCCCGACGCTCCCTTCGGTGGCGTCCCGTTCCTGCTGAAGGATCTCTGGGCGAGCTACCGGGGCCAGGTGCTCACGAACGGCAACGTCGCCCTGGTCGAGGCGCAGCCGGTGTCACCGACCGACACGACGCTGGTGTCGCGCTTCCGCTCGGCCGGCCTCGTGACGATGGGTCGTACGAACAGTCCCGAGCTCGGGAGCGTTCCCGTCACCGAGCCGGCGGCGTACGGCCCGACCCGGAACCCGTGGGACACGAGCCGGACCCCCGGTGGCTCGAGCGGCGGTGCGGCAGCAGCGGTCGCCGCCGGCCTGGTCCCGATCGCGCATGCCTCCGACGGGGGCGGATCGATCCGGATCCCGGCGTCGTGCTGTGGTCTGATCGGTCTCAAGCCGTCGCAGGGTCGGATCACGCTGGGCCCGCAGCGCACCGAGTCGGGGCTGAGCGTCGAGTTGTGTGTCAGCCGGTCGGTGCGAGACACCGCCCGCCTCCTCGATGCCGTGCACGGGCCTGGCGTCGGTGACACCGTGATCGCCCCGCCTCCCCGCCGTCCGTACGCCGACGAGGTGGGTGCCGACCCCGGCCGCCTCCGGATCGGTCTGCTCGACGTCCACCCGCGCGGCGGCCCGCTGCACGACGACTGCGTCGAGGCGGTCCGTTCGGCGGCGACGTTGCTCGAGTCGCTCGGCCACGACGTCGAGATCGGTTTCCCGTCGACCCTCGCCGACGGTTCGTTCACGGCGCGGTTCATGTCGATCTGGGCGACGATGATGGCGGCCGGCATCGAGGGGTACGGCGACACGATCGGACGCACGCTGACCGAGGCCGACATCGAGCCGGTCAACTGGGCGCAGGCGGAGTTCGCGAAGCATCTGTCGGCGGTCGACTACGCCAAGTCGCTCGCGGCGGTCGCCGAGTTCCGCAGGGCGACGCAGCAGTGGTGGGCCGACGGTTGGGACCTCCTCCTCACACCGACGCTCGCCGAGCCGCCGGTGCCGATCGGTGCGCTCGACCCGTTGCCCGACGACCCGATGGCCGGGATGCGTCGGGCCGCCGAGTTCGTGCCGTTCACGCCGGCGTTCAACACCTCCGGCCAACCGGCGATCAACGTGCCGCTGCACTGGAACGCCGACGGGTTGCCGATCGGGGTGCAACTCGTCGCCGCCTACGGCCGCGAAGACGTGCTGATCCAGGTGGCCGGTCAGCTCGAGACCGCTGCCCCGTGGGCAGCCCGTACCCCGGCGTAG
- a CDS encoding SRPBCC domain-containing protein: MSTIHVEHDLPGDPVAVFEWFVDPVLLPRWWPSEAETHAVEGGRYRLFWAGPDVTLRGEYRDVTPGERLEFTWSWDHEELPPRRVEVMFAPSDRGTLVSVTHECDSDDEGTGYVDGWTHFLSRLEARISDA; this comes from the coding sequence ATGTCGACGATCCACGTGGAGCACGACCTGCCCGGCGACCCGGTCGCCGTGTTCGAGTGGTTCGTCGATCCGGTGCTGCTGCCGAGATGGTGGCCGAGCGAGGCGGAGACCCACGCCGTCGAGGGTGGGCGATACCGACTGTTCTGGGCCGGGCCAGACGTCACCTTGCGTGGCGAGTACCGCGACGTGACACCGGGCGAACGACTCGAGTTCACCTGGTCATGGGACCACGAAGAGCTGCCGCCGCGCCGGGTCGAGGTGATGTTCGCCCCGTCCGATCGCGGCACGCTCGTGTCGGTGACGCACGAGTGCGACTCCGACGACGAGGGAACCGGCTACGTCGACGGATGGACACACTTCCTGTCCCGTCTCGAGGCCCGTATCTCCGACGCCTGA
- a CDS encoding efflux RND transporter permease subunit, whose product MSAGAPSPHASTEAGAAVVDDVATDSAHDRSIITKLATSAASNWKITMAIWGVVIAIGLIAYGGGLAREGFPPVNLPIVVVDGTYFVDDPSAVDDDVALPLQNAYADLDGVVEVQSFARGNAFAVIVEFDDTFSSPDGAAVLDAANTSIDLPDEASVTVRPIDATKFLEVYDLLVTVSGPTDATAEQLEAEAARLATYLETGDGVDRAAVRDLLTEGTNATSGDDEIRRTRFIRVAFAETGRYDEAIAIGLVRSADTDLDLLAFSDEINELVDDETVLSDGFSAAVTADFANDIRTQISSLTRNLLQGLIAVAIVSLLLIGWRVSVITAGFMATVMMAALGGLWFLGYSLNTITLFGLILTLGLLVDDAIVISESIDSARDQSDDEIGVIRAAINRVGTASLSGTLTTVLVFAPMLFVGGVLGEFIRAIPATVILTLLVSFVFSIIFISAVAKPFLLKGAAPHNPVTRAERAIAGRLGRLAEYPSSHGWKGVGVGVGIFVGAIAVILGSFQIAATLGFNIFPPSDDANAVFITTDFDPGTTIDEAQDLADEIDAAVVETIGDDLVRSQYINGNERQVLTLVDLTPFDERDTKAPTYIERLERQLGDLSGARVSIAMLENGPPVEDFPFAAQIAVDADTADAGRQIAFDLRDRLIGVELDKPSGEATTIDDAIVSTDGVVYRIDGTQQIEVRASFSTDDLTNNLDATEALVGELIDADDLEAAGLTADAIDFDFGQESDNQDDFASLGQALMIALGLMLLLLVVQFRSIVQPLLIFLAIPFSFFGVFTALSLTGNPISFFVAVGFIALIGVVVNNTILLVDAANQARRRGLRPGAAIAEAVERRFRPLVATTLTTVVGLLPLALSDPFWEALSFTLIGGLISSTILVLLAFPVFYLAVEKVRTPARNAVRSRRGKPLV is encoded by the coding sequence ATGTCCGCCGGCGCTCCCTCCCCCCACGCATCCACGGAGGCCGGTGCCGCCGTAGTCGACGACGTGGCCACCGATTCCGCGCACGATCGTTCCATCATCACCAAGCTGGCGACGTCGGCAGCGTCCAACTGGAAGATCACCATGGCGATCTGGGGCGTCGTCATCGCGATCGGCCTGATCGCCTACGGCGGCGGCCTCGCCCGCGAGGGCTTTCCGCCCGTCAACCTGCCGATCGTCGTGGTCGACGGCACCTACTTCGTCGACGACCCGTCCGCCGTCGACGACGACGTCGCACTTCCCCTCCAGAACGCCTACGCCGACCTCGACGGCGTCGTCGAGGTCCAGAGTTTCGCCCGGGGCAATGCGTTCGCGGTCATCGTCGAGTTCGACGACACGTTCAGTTCACCCGACGGAGCCGCCGTGCTCGACGCGGCCAACACCTCGATCGACCTGCCCGACGAGGCGTCGGTCACGGTCCGACCGATCGACGCGACCAAGTTCCTCGAGGTCTACGACCTGCTCGTGACCGTCAGCGGCCCGACCGATGCGACCGCCGAACAGCTCGAAGCGGAGGCGGCCCGGCTCGCCACCTACCTCGAGACCGGCGACGGCGTCGACCGCGCCGCCGTCCGCGATCTGCTGACCGAGGGCACCAACGCGACCTCCGGTGACGACGAGATCCGCCGGACGCGGTTCATCCGGGTCGCGTTCGCCGAGACGGGCCGCTACGACGAAGCGATCGCGATCGGGCTCGTCCGCTCCGCCGACACCGACCTCGACCTGCTCGCGTTCAGCGACGAGATCAACGAGCTGGTCGACGACGAGACGGTGCTCTCCGACGGCTTCAGCGCCGCCGTCACCGCCGACTTCGCCAATGACATCCGGACGCAGATCAGCTCGCTCACCCGCAACCTGCTGCAGGGTCTGATCGCCGTGGCGATCGTCAGCCTGCTCCTGATCGGTTGGCGCGTCTCGGTCATCACCGCTGGGTTCATGGCGACCGTGATGATGGCCGCCCTCGGCGGTCTCTGGTTCCTCGGCTACTCCCTCAACACGATCACGCTGTTCGGACTGATCCTCACGCTCGGCCTGCTCGTCGACGACGCGATCGTGATCTCCGAGTCGATCGATTCGGCACGCGATCAGTCCGACGACGAGATCGGTGTCATCCGCGCCGCCATCAACCGGGTCGGGACCGCATCCCTGTCGGGCACCTTGACGACCGTCCTCGTGTTCGCTCCGATGCTGTTCGTCGGCGGCGTGCTCGGCGAGTTCATCCGTGCGATCCCGGCGACCGTGATCCTGACGCTGCTGGTGTCGTTCGTGTTCTCGATCATCTTCATCTCGGCCGTCGCCAAGCCGTTCCTCCTCAAGGGCGCCGCCCCGCACAACCCGGTGACCCGAGCCGAGCGGGCCATCGCCGGTCGGCTCGGCCGACTCGCCGAGTACCCCTCGAGCCACGGTTGGAAGGGCGTCGGCGTCGGCGTCGGCATCTTCGTGGGCGCGATCGCCGTCATCCTGGGTTCGTTCCAGATCGCCGCGACGCTCGGGTTCAACATCTTCCCGCCGAGCGACGACGCGAACGCCGTGTTCATCACCACCGACTTCGACCCGGGTACGACGATCGACGAGGCCCAAGATCTCGCGGACGAGATCGACGCGGCCGTCGTCGAGACGATCGGCGACGACCTCGTGCGCTCCCAGTACATCAACGGCAACGAGCGGCAGGTTCTGACGTTGGTCGACCTCACCCCGTTCGACGAACGTGACACGAAGGCGCCGACGTACATCGAGCGCCTCGAGCGGCAACTCGGCGACCTGTCCGGCGCCAGGGTCTCGATCGCGATGTTGGAGAACGGACCCCCGGTCGAGGACTTCCCCTTCGCGGCCCAGATCGCCGTCGACGCCGACACCGCCGACGCCGGGCGACAGATCGCCTTCGACCTGCGCGACCGGCTGATCGGCGTCGAACTCGACAAGCCGAGCGGCGAGGCGACCACGATCGACGACGCGATCGTGTCGACCGACGGCGTCGTCTACCGCATCGACGGCACACAGCAGATCGAGGTGCGCGCGTCGTTCTCGACCGACGATCTCACCAACAACCTCGACGCGACCGAGGCACTCGTCGGCGAGCTGATCGACGCCGACGATCTGGAGGCCGCCGGCCTGACGGCCGACGCGATCGACTTCGACTTCGGTCAGGAGTCCGACAACCAGGACGACTTCGCGTCGCTCGGCCAGGCCCTCATGATCGCACTCGGACTCATGCTGCTCCTGCTGGTCGTGCAGTTCCGGTCGATCGTGCAGCCGCTGCTGATCTTCCTCGCCATCCCGTTCAGCTTCTTCGGGGTGTTCACCGCGCTCAGCCTCACCGGCAACCCGATCAGCTTTTTCGTGGCCGTCGGCTTCATCGCCCTGATCGGCGTCGTCGTCAACAACACGATCCTGCTCGTCGATGCCGCCAATCAGGCACGCCGACGGGGTCTCCGCCCCGGAGCGGCGATCGCCGAGGCCGTCGAACGACGCTTCCGGCCGCTGGTCGCCACGACGCTCACCACGGTCGTCGGCCTGCTCCCGCTCGCGCTCAGCGACCCGTTCTGGGAGGCGCTCAGCTTCACCCTGATCGGCGGCCTCATCAGCTCGACGATCCTCGTGCTCCTCGCGTTCCCGGTGTTCTACCTCGCCGTCGAGAAGGTGCGGACGCCGGCGCGGAACGCCGTTCGCTCGCGGCGCGGCAAGCCGCTGGTCTGA
- a CDS encoding dienelactone hydrolase family protein, which produces MIEHHLDLMTADGAMNTFVVHPDEGGPFPVVFFYMDAPGKREELHDMARRIATVGYYVVLPNLYYRSIREFDLIGMPNGETREQMTELMYGLSDRMVARDTETMFELVDADPYADGSHIGCVGYCMSGPFSFAMAGTFPDRIKAAASVYGVRLFGDNSPANLADQVQGELYFACAETDEYAPKEMIDSLEEHLEKIGANARVEWYPGTHHGFAFPLRPVYDKAAAERHWSRLLALFDRNLRH; this is translated from the coding sequence ATGATCGAACACCATCTCGACCTGATGACCGCCGACGGTGCGATGAACACGTTCGTCGTGCACCCCGACGAGGGCGGGCCGTTCCCGGTGGTGTTCTTCTACATGGATGCGCCCGGCAAACGGGAGGAGCTGCACGACATGGCGCGCCGGATCGCGACCGTCGGTTACTACGTCGTGCTCCCCAACCTGTACTACCGGTCGATCCGCGAGTTCGACCTCATCGGGATGCCCAACGGCGAGACGCGCGAGCAGATGACCGAGCTCATGTACGGGCTCAGCGACCGGATGGTGGCTCGCGACACCGAGACGATGTTCGAGCTCGTCGACGCCGACCCGTACGCCGACGGCTCGCACATCGGGTGCGTCGGCTACTGCATGAGCGGCCCCTTCTCGTTCGCGATGGCCGGCACGTTCCCCGATCGGATCAAGGCGGCGGCGTCGGTGTACGGCGTCCGTCTGTTCGGCGACAACTCGCCGGCCAACCTCGCGGACCAGGTTCAGGGCGAGCTGTACTTCGCGTGCGCCGAGACCGACGAGTACGCGCCGAAGGAGATGATCGATTCGCTCGAGGAGCACCTGGAGAAGATCGGCGCCAACGCACGCGTCGAGTGGTACCCGGGGACCCACCACGGGTTCGCGTTCCCGCTGCGGCCGGTCTACGACAAGGCCGCGGCCGAGCGCCACTGGTCGCGCCTGCTCGCCCTGTTCGATCGCAACCTCCGTCACTGA
- a CDS encoding glucose 1-dehydrogenase encodes MGDRVAGKVAIVTGGASGIGRASAVRLAEEGAIVVITDIQDDTGKDAVAEIEAGGGTAQFAHLDVTSEDEWIALVASVSSEHGRLDVLVNNAGIGIGASIVEMTLADWQRQQAINLDGVFLGLKHCIPAMRDSGGGSIINMSSVAGLKGSARLAGYNATKGGVRLLTKGVALECAQNRWNVRVNSVHPGIIDTPIWNSVVPGSLRPGGEPLDVAAMAAMAVPTGVLGQPTDIANGVLFLASDESSYMTGTELVIDAGVSA; translated from the coding sequence ATGGGTGATCGGGTGGCAGGGAAGGTGGCGATCGTGACCGGCGGCGCGTCGGGAATCGGTCGTGCCTCGGCGGTGCGGTTGGCCGAGGAGGGCGCGATCGTCGTCATCACCGACATCCAGGACGACACCGGCAAGGACGCCGTCGCCGAGATCGAAGCCGGCGGCGGCACCGCCCAGTTCGCCCATCTCGACGTCACATCGGAGGACGAGTGGATCGCGTTGGTCGCTTCGGTGTCGTCCGAACACGGACGCCTCGACGTGCTGGTGAACAACGCCGGGATCGGCATCGGGGCGAGCATCGTCGAGATGACACTCGCCGACTGGCAGCGTCAGCAGGCGATCAACCTCGACGGCGTGTTCCTCGGGCTCAAGCACTGCATCCCGGCCATGCGCGACAGCGGTGGCGGTTCGATCATCAACATGTCCTCGGTCGCCGGCCTGAAGGGCAGTGCTCGCCTCGCGGGTTACAACGCGACCAAGGGCGGCGTCCGCCTCCTGACGAAGGGCGTCGCCCTCGAGTGCGCGCAGAACCGCTGGAACGTGCGGGTCAACTCGGTCCATCCCGGCATCATCGACACGCCGATCTGGAACTCCGTCGTACCCGGCTCACTCCGGCCCGGCGGGGAGCCGCTCGACGTGGCGGCGATGGCAGCGATGGCGGTGCCGACCGGCGTGCTCGGCCAGCCGACCGACATCGCCAACGGGGTGCTGTTCCTGGCGAGCGACGAGTCGAGCTACATGACCGGCACCGAGCTGGTCATCGACGCCGGTGTGTCCGCCTAG
- a CDS encoding pyridoxamine 5'-phosphate oxidase family protein produces the protein MADFDMTTEQREEFLADLHVGILSIQRDGKGPLALPIWYRYDEGQVVIHMGRDSVKAKLLRRHGRASLTVQDETPPYRYVMVEGPVAVAHEDEDITEMAVRYLGDELGRRYAADNPVTDESVVARLTPERWLTTDYGSTG, from the coding sequence ATGGCCGACTTCGACATGACCACCGAACAGCGCGAGGAGTTCCTCGCCGACCTGCACGTCGGCATCCTCTCGATCCAGCGCGACGGCAAGGGTCCGCTCGCACTCCCGATCTGGTACCGGTACGACGAGGGCCAGGTCGTCATCCACATGGGCCGCGACTCGGTCAAGGCCAAGCTGCTCCGTCGGCACGGTCGCGCCTCGCTCACCGTGCAGGACGAGACGCCCCCGTACCGGTACGTCATGGTCGAGGGTCCGGTCGCGGTGGCCCACGAAGACGAAGACATCACGGAGATGGCGGTCCGGTACCTCGGTGACGAGCTCGGTCGCCGGTACGCAGCCGACAACCCGGTGACCGACGAATCGGTCGTCGCGCGACTCACGCCCGAGCGCTGGCTGACCACCGATTACGGCTCGACCGGCTGA
- a CDS encoding aminoglycoside phosphotransferase family protein: MTSGGSRPIPSAEVDIGVELVVALLRSQHADLADLPVRPFANGWDNIMFRLGDDLAVRLPRRSAGAVLVEHEQRWLPELADRLPLPIPAPVRVGRPGLGYRWSWSVVPWFRGTSAAETDLSDPTREARRLGDFMAALHRVAPSDAPANPARDTFAGDRTERFEHAHRAVAGVLDELAASGAERVAHRWESLRRTERWAGPSLWVAGDVHAANLVVTDGEIGAVIDFGDLCAGDPAVDLAIAWMLFDEPDRAVFRAAASAGFAAVDDAMWRRAEAWALYFAVLYLANSADDARLERMGRRLVVAVLG; encoded by the coding sequence ATGACATCCGGCGGCTCGAGGCCCATCCCCTCCGCCGAGGTCGACATCGGCGTCGAACTCGTCGTCGCGCTGCTGCGATCGCAGCACGCCGATCTGGCGGATCTGCCCGTGCGTCCGTTCGCGAACGGCTGGGACAACATCATGTTCCGACTCGGCGACGACCTCGCCGTCCGCCTTCCTCGCCGGTCGGCCGGCGCGGTCCTGGTCGAGCACGAACAGCGTTGGCTGCCCGAACTGGCCGACCGCCTGCCGTTGCCGATTCCCGCACCGGTCCGAGTGGGCCGGCCGGGGCTCGGATATCGGTGGTCGTGGAGTGTGGTGCCCTGGTTCCGCGGCACCAGCGCCGCCGAAACCGATCTGTCCGATCCGACTCGCGAGGCGCGGCGGCTCGGTGACTTCATGGCGGCACTGCACCGCGTCGCTCCGTCCGATGCGCCGGCGAACCCGGCCCGTGACACGTTCGCCGGCGACCGGACCGAGCGGTTCGAACACGCGCACCGTGCCGTGGCCGGCGTGCTCGACGAACTCGCCGCGTCCGGCGCCGAGCGCGTTGCGCACCGTTGGGAATCGCTCCGTCGGACCGAGCGGTGGGCGGGCCCGTCGCTGTGGGTCGCGGGCGACGTGCACGCCGCGAACCTCGTCGTCACCGACGGCGAGATCGGAGCCGTCATCGACTTCGGAGATCTGTGTGCGGGTGACCCGGCGGTCGATCTCGCGATCGCCTGGATGCTGTTCGACGAACCGGACCGCGCCGTCTTCCGTGCGGCGGCTTCGGCCGGGTTCGCCGCGGTCGACGATGCGATGTGGCGCCGGGCCGAGGCGTGGGCGCTGTACTTCGCCGTGCTCTACCTCGCGAACTCGGCCGACGATGCCCGGCTCGAACGGATGGGCCGCCGACTCGTGGTCGCGGTGCTGGGCTGA